Genomic window (Tolypothrix sp. NIES-4075):
GCCGTAAGATTACAGGGTGCATTCGGTTGATTTAAACACCGTCAAAATTACCATATGGATTGTAAAACTGCTACTTTGGTCTACCAAACTGAGAACCATCTCGAAAAAATTAGGGAAATATTTCCCGAAGCTTGGAAATTTTTAGAGGAAGTATCTTTTGCGTATGTTCAAGGCACATATGACAAGTTTGACTCCGATATTAGAAATTTGGTAGGTGAAAAACCTTTCAAATTTAGAATGGTTCACCGCGATGATAGAGACCAACTCACCAAAGACCTTTCCGACTTATTAGGAGATATTACATCGCGTTTACTACTAGAAAAGCATTTTTCGCAAGTAGTTGGTCAGCAAGTATTTTTCAGCACAATTTGTTGTAACAGTCACTTGACAACCGACCACGAATTAACTTTGGAAGAAGTTCTACCTTTACAACGTGCAGCTGTGAAGTTGCAATAATTGGGGAATGGGTAATAGGGAATTGCTAATAGGGAATTGGTAATGAGAAAAGTTATTACCCATTACCCATTACCCATTACCCACTCCCTAATTATCTAATTTTTCTACCCGTCAGCGCTTCTCGCACATCTAGCATGGCTGTATAAGTAGGTAAAATATGTAAAGTTTCGTTAAGTGGCGTGCGTTCTAAAGCAGTATTGATAGCTTGACGCAAATTTTCTTCCACAATTAAATTAAAATTGCTTTGGGGAGAAGATTCGCTGTAGCGAAGACGTAACGCCATATCATAAGCGCGATCGCCACTAACTACCAAAGTACCTCCACGTTCTACCAATTTCTCTGTATCGACATCCCAGATCCAAGAAACATCTTCGCCATCTTGGATTTTATCATTCAACACTAGCAAAGTTGTTTTATCACTGCTTTGAGTTACTACGCGAATAGTTTCATTTGTGCCTACAGGATTTTTGGATAACAGAATTCTGACATTTTTGCCATTAATTTTTAATTCTTCAGCACGACCAAAAGCAGCTTGAAAATTAGGAATTGTATCGCGGATAATTGCTTCATCAACACCTAATTCTTTAGCCGCAGTAGCAGCAGCTAGAGTATTATATTTGTTATACAATCCGACGAGAATTTGCTGCCATTCGCTGCTATCAAGCGTTGGTTTACTTCTACTAAAGCCGCAACTAGGACAGGAATATTCGCCCATATGGGACAAATAAACTCCTTTGTAGTCTAAAGCGTGTCCGCATTTGGGACAATAAATAGAATCAACAGCATGGGGAATTGCTTCTAAATAGTTTTCTGGTTCATTCAAACCGAAGAATGAGACTTTTTGCTGAGATAATTGTTGACCAAGATAGCAGATGGTTGGATCGTCACCGTTAGCGACAACGATAGTTGAAGAAGGTAAAGTAGCGATCGCCTTTGTCCAACGCTTACTAATAGTATCAACTTCCCCATATCTGTCAAGTTGGTCGCGGAACAAGTTTAAACAAAGAATCAGCTTTGGTTGAATTGGTGCCAAAACAAGAGGCACAATATTCTCATCCACTTCTAAAATGGCGTAATCAACATCCAGCTTACCTAGCAAGTTGGAATTTTCCATCAACGCCGTCATCAAACCATTTTCCAGATTTGCACCTGTAGAATTATGCGCTACGCGGTAGCCTTGACGTTGTAGTATCTCACATAAAAGCAGCGATGTTGTAGTTTTCCCGTTAGTACCAGCAATTAAAATTACACCATTTTTAACTTGCTGACTCAATAACTGCAATAATTGAGGTTCAATGCGACGAGCAATTGAGCCTGGTAATACACTAGCAGCACCCAGACGAAGCGATCGCACTCCAAAAGTTACACTTTTCGCTACCGACACTGCAAAGCCTAGTCTCAGTCTATCTATAAATTTAATTTTTCCCACATTCGTATCCTAATTTTCTCGCGGTTACTAGCTTATAGCCACAAGGGGACAAAGGGACTAGGAGACTAGGGGACTAGGGGACAAGGGGACAATTCTTTCTCCCCACCTCCTTGTCCCCCCCTCTCCCCTCATCCCCCCTCCAAGCGTTATCTTAAAACTTGGTACTTCGGCGTAATTATATATCCGGCTTAATTCGCTTTATTCAGTACAAACTCACGCAGTAGCCGAACAAAATTGAGGTTAAAAGGTTTCTTTTGATGACTGGTATAAAGTTAAATTTTTCACCCCAAATTATTTTTTACTGGTGGCATTTTTTCTCTAAATGCCTGTTGCTGATAGCTTGCCTGTTCATCATTGGGATGCCGCCAGCATTTGCAAGTATCAATACTGACACGTATGATGGCAATATTTTTGTAGTCTATGCTGGCAATGGTTCATTGGTTCCTCCAAAACAGAACCTCGCACAAACTTTATCAGAACATAAACCCGCAGTATTAGCGTTTTATGTGGATGACAGCAGCGATTGCAAACAATATGCCCTTATAGTTTCACGAATACAAGAATTCTATGGTCGCGCCGCAGAGATTATACCTGTAAGTGTGGATAGTATCTTAGCCAAAGAAACTTATGCTACCACAGAACCAGGTTATTACTACTCTGGAGCTGTTCCCCAAATCGTGGTGTTTAATCAGTCGGGTAATGTAGTTTTGAATAAAAACGGTCAAGTGCGGTATGAAGAAATAGACGACAGATTGCGCGAAGTGTTTGATTTATTACCTCGTGATAAATCAGTAAAGTTAAAACGGCGTTCCTTCAACGAGTTAAATAGTGAAATAACTGAATAACTTATGGGACAGACTTAATTCGTCTGTCCTAATTTTTTTGTGAAATCAGATACGACATAGTAGTTGAAATCAGGGGATAATATCTAAATATTCCTTCTGGAATAATGAGGCAATAAGCACAAAATCAGTAACTAGGGACTGGGGAATGGAAAATGGGTAATGGGTAATGGGGAATGGGGAATGGGTAATAGCTTTTCTTATTCCCAATGCCCAATACCCAATGCCCAATTCCCAATGCCCAATACCCAATTCCCAATGCCCAATTACCAATGACTAATAGAGTGTGTTCTTATGTCAAAGGTTTATACTACCGAGGAACTAATCCAAATTTTACGTTCTGAACGCCAAGCCTGCCTCAAGGGTGAGCGTTTAAAGTTAGAAGTAACTGTTTCTGGCAATCCTTTAATTGACCAGTTTATCAAAAGTGATGGGCTACAAAAATTTACTGCATATGAAGATTTTAAAGCCGCCATTCACGACTATCAAAAAGAATATGAAGTTTCCGGAATTATCTGGCGCAAGGTAACTATTAAAAGTAAAACTTTGCGATATCCAGAAGTAGATACTCAATTAATTGCTCTACCCGGCGATGTGGAAATATTAAAAAATGCTAAAAGTTCTATTTTGAATTTTTGGGATGAAGTAACAGATAAAATGGATTTATACTTGAGTTTTAATAATAGCAAACAATATCAAAATATTATCAAAGCTGATGTAGAGAGAATTGCTCAAAGAACAGAATGGGCAAGTTTATGTGTGTTTGAAAATTCTAACTTTTTGGAAATAATTTTGCAGTTGGGATGGGGTAAACCAGAAGAAGCCAGTTATAAACGAGGCAGACCCCATTCTGGTAGTGAGTATATTCACGCAGTTAATCCGGGTAATCGTCCGATTGGTTAACTTGTAGTAAGCACGCTTTGTGCTTAATACGAATTTAAATTATATTTGCTGTCAGTCCTAGGCACGAATCGCCATAAGATAATTAGCGCGGAGATTTAAAAAATGAGGACTATTTTATGGAGATTTTGCCAGAAAATTTGCGTTATTTGCAGGGAAAGGTGGCAATTGTAACAGGTGCTTCACGGGGAATTGGTCGAGCGATCGCACTCGAATTAGCGACACAGGGAGCTTATATAATTGTCAATTATGCCAGTTCTAGCCGCGCTGCTGAGGCATTAGTAGAAGAAATTACAACAGCGTCCGGTCAGGCTTTAGCATTGCAAGCTGATGTTTCCCAAGCTGAACAAGTAGACGCACTATTTAACAGCGTCATGGAAAAATGCGATCGCATTGATATCTTAGTCAACAACGCAGGTATCACCCGCGACACATTGCTGTTACGAATGAAGCCAGAAGACTGGCAAGCAGTAATAGACCTAAATTTAACAGGTGTATTCTTATGCACACGCGCCGCCAGTAAAATCATGCTCAAGAAACGTTCCGGGCGCATTATCAATATTACCTCCGTCGCCGGACAAATGGGCAACCCCGGACAAGCAAACTACAGCGCCGCGAAAGCAGGCGTTATCGGCTTTACGAAAACCGTCGCCAAAGAACTGGCATCTCGCGGCATCACCGTCAACGCCGTCGCACCAGGTTTCATCGCCACCGACATGACCAGCAAACTCAGCAATACTGAAGAAATTCTTAAATTTATTCCCCTAAATCGCTACGGTCAACCCGAAGAAGTCGCCGGTATGGTGCGCTTTCTCGCCGCCGATCCCGCTGCTGCTTACATCACCGGACAAGTCTTTAACGTCGATGGCGGAATGGTCATGGCGTGATTGAAGAAGAGGGGGGAGGGGGAGAGGGGGGGATGGGGAGAATTATTCTCCATGTCTCCTTGTCTCCCACTCCCCCACTCCCCCACTTTTTACACCGTCGCTCGTATCCTCTGCCAAAGAGTAAAGCCCAAAAGGATAATGATGCCGCTGAGGGTAGCAACCATCACTGCTAAACTCATGTGTTGTGTTCTCATCGCCAGCAAGTTGAAAATCAAGGTGATTGACCACAAAGTAAACCCAGCGTTGCGCTGGGATAATCCCCAAGCTAACAAGCGGTGGTGCAAATGGTCTTTACCGGGGGTACTCATGGGATTTTTCCCTGCCATCAATCGCTTGACAATCACTTGAGTAGTGTCTAGCACTGGTAACAGCAAAAATAACACTGTAGGTACTAGTGAAAACACGGTAGTTACTTGGAGTTTACCGAGAATACTGGTTGCCGCTAGCACATAACCAAAAAAGTACGCGCCGGCATCACCCATAATGATTCGCGAGGGGTGGAAGTTGTGACGCAAAAAGCCCAACGCTGCCCCCCCCAATGCTGCTAAAACTAAAGTTGCGGCTGCCCGATTGGGAAACTGAGCAGAAACTGCTAACAAACTCATGGCGGTGATAAAGCTGACTCCTCCCGCCAAACCATCCATACCATCCATCAAATTGATGGCGTTGGTAATTCCTACTACCCAAAACACCGTCAGCAACATTGACAAAATTGAGTCAAAGGGAGTGCCAAAATTTATATCAATACTGATGCCATTAGCAACCAGCAATAGTGCGGTGAGAATTTGAGTAAACATCCGCACAGACGG
Coding sequences:
- a CDS encoding Mur ligase family protein, with translation MGKIKFIDRLRLGFAVSVAKSVTFGVRSLRLGAASVLPGSIARRIEPQLLQLLSQQVKNGVILIAGTNGKTTTSLLLCEILQRQGYRVAHNSTGANLENGLMTALMENSNLLGKLDVDYAILEVDENIVPLVLAPIQPKLILCLNLFRDQLDRYGEVDTISKRWTKAIATLPSSTIVVANGDDPTICYLGQQLSQQKVSFFGLNEPENYLEAIPHAVDSIYCPKCGHALDYKGVYLSHMGEYSCPSCGFSRSKPTLDSSEWQQILVGLYNKYNTLAAATAAKELGVDEAIIRDTIPNFQAAFGRAEELKINGKNVRILLSKNPVGTNETIRVVTQSSDKTTLLVLNDKIQDGEDVSWIWDVDTEKLVERGGTLVVSGDRAYDMALRLRYSESSPQSNFNLIVEENLRQAINTALERTPLNETLHILPTYTAMLDVREALTGRKIR
- a CDS encoding thylakoid membrane photosystem I accumulation factor, yielding MTGIKLNFSPQIIFYWWHFFSKCLLLIACLFIIGMPPAFASINTDTYDGNIFVVYAGNGSLVPPKQNLAQTLSEHKPAVLAFYVDDSSDCKQYALIVSRIQEFYGRAAEIIPVSVDSILAKETYATTEPGYYYSGAVPQIVVFNQSGNVVLNKNGQVRYEEIDDRLREVFDLLPRDKSVKLKRRSFNELNSEITE
- the fabG gene encoding 3-oxoacyl-[acyl-carrier-protein] reductase; the encoded protein is MEILPENLRYLQGKVAIVTGASRGIGRAIALELATQGAYIIVNYASSSRAAEALVEEITTASGQALALQADVSQAEQVDALFNSVMEKCDRIDILVNNAGITRDTLLLRMKPEDWQAVIDLNLTGVFLCTRAASKIMLKKRSGRIINITSVAGQMGNPGQANYSAAKAGVIGFTKTVAKELASRGITVNAVAPGFIATDMTSKLSNTEEILKFIPLNRYGQPEEVAGMVRFLAADPAAAYITGQVFNVDGGMVMA
- a CDS encoding MraY family glycosyltransferase — protein: MNLYDSLQSIGIAKPSGSGWLAVVFTFLLAWLVTWRMIPTVRKFALRVGWADQPNARRLNREPLPNAGGLAIYTGVIAALVLASLLRPIEVQNVLVQVLTILLGGSILVLVGFIDDQFGLPPSVRMFTQILTALLLVANGISIDINFGTPFDSILSMLLTVFWVVGITNAINLMDGMDGLAGGVSFITAMSLLAVSAQFPNRAAATLVLAALGGAALGFLRHNFHPSRIIMGDAGAYFFGYVLAATSILGKLQVTTVFSLVPTVLFLLLPVLDTTQVIVKRLMAGKNPMSTPGKDHLHHRLLAWGLSQRNAGFTLWSITLIFNLLAMRTQHMSLAVMVATLSGIIILLGFTLWQRIRATV